A genomic region of Pseudomonas sp. MPC6 contains the following coding sequences:
- the creB gene encoding two-component system response regulator CreB, with protein MPHILIVEDEAAIADTLIFALQGEGFTTTWLSLGAAALEHQRQTPADLIILDIGLPDISGFETCKQLRRFSEVPVMFLSARDGEIDRVVGLEIGADDYVVKPFSPREVAARVRAILKRMAPRAVTEASAALFRIDSERVQISYRNQSLSLTRHEFRLLQCLLERPERVFSREQLLDALGVAADAGYERSIDSHIKSVRAKLRLVKADAEPIQTHRGLGYSYSPERS; from the coding sequence ATGCCCCATATCCTGATAGTCGAAGACGAAGCCGCCATTGCCGACACCCTGATTTTCGCCCTGCAGGGTGAGGGCTTCACCACGACCTGGTTGAGTCTCGGCGCGGCGGCGCTTGAGCATCAACGCCAGACTCCGGCGGACCTGATCATTCTCGACATTGGCTTGCCGGACATCAGCGGTTTCGAAACCTGCAAGCAGCTGCGGCGGTTCAGCGAAGTGCCGGTGATGTTCCTCAGCGCCCGGGATGGGGAAATCGATCGCGTGGTGGGTCTGGAAATCGGCGCGGACGATTACGTCGTCAAGCCGTTCAGTCCCCGTGAAGTGGCGGCGCGGGTCAGGGCGATTCTCAAGCGCATGGCGCCACGAGCCGTGACCGAGGCCTCTGCGGCATTGTTTCGCATCGACAGCGAGCGTGTGCAGATCAGCTATCGCAACCAGTCGCTGAGCCTGACCCGTCACGAATTTCGTCTGCTGCAATGCCTGCTGGAGCGACCCGAGCGTGTGTTCAGCCGCGAGCAGTTGCTCGATGCGCTGGGTGTCGCCGCAGATGCCGGTTATGAGCGCAGCATCGACAGCCATATCAAAAGCGTGCGCGCCAAATTGCGGCTGGTGAAGGCTGATGCCGAGCCAATCCAGACCCACCGCGGCCTGGGTTATAGCTACAGCCCGGAGCGCAGTTGA
- a CDS encoding glutathione S-transferase yields MSAPSMTLYHNPLSPFVRKVMVLLHETGQQNRVALQNCVLTPVDPDLALIGDNPLGKIPALRLADGNVIHDSRVILDYLDHQHVGNPLIPRDGSARWRRMTLASMADGIMDAAVLTRYEVALRAPEKHWDEWLDGQRDKIRRTLALLEKDAIAELTSHFDVAAISVACALGYLDLRHPDLDWREANPKLAGWYFEVSQRPSMLATMPKV; encoded by the coding sequence ATGTCCGCCCCAAGCATGACCCTCTACCACAACCCCCTATCGCCCTTCGTTCGCAAAGTCATGGTGCTGCTCCACGAAACCGGCCAACAAAACCGCGTGGCCCTGCAAAACTGCGTGCTGACGCCAGTCGACCCGGACCTTGCACTGATCGGCGACAACCCCCTGGGCAAAATCCCGGCCCTGCGCCTGGCCGACGGCAACGTCATCCATGACAGCCGGGTCATCCTCGACTACCTCGACCACCAACACGTCGGCAACCCCCTCATCCCCCGCGACGGCTCGGCCCGCTGGCGGCGCATGACCCTCGCCTCCATGGCCGACGGGATCATGGACGCGGCGGTGCTGACCCGCTACGAAGTGGCCCTGCGCGCACCGGAAAAACACTGGGACGAATGGCTGGACGGCCAACGCGACAAGATCCGCCGCACCCTGGCGCTGCTGGAAAAAGACGCGATCGCCGAGCTGACCAGTCATTTCGATGTGGCGGCCATCAGCGTGGCCTGTGCATTGGGTTATCTGGATTTGCGTCACCCGGACCTAGACTGGCGTGAAGCGAATCCCAAGCTGGCGGGCTGGTATTTCGAGGTGAGCCAGCGGCCGTCTATGTTGGCGACGATGCCCAAGGTTTGA
- the creC gene encoding two-component system sensor histidine kinase CreC — MPLGIRIFLVYVLFIGLTGYFVLSTVMEEIRPGVRQSTEETLVDTANLMAEILRDDFKAGTLNQNRWPQLLEAYGERQPKASIWGLPKNQVNHRIYVTDANGIVVLDSSGVAVGADYSRWNDVYLTLRGEYGARSSRSDPDDPESSVMHVGAPIRDNDQIIGVVTVAKPNSSLQPYVDRTERRLLAYGAGLIGLGLLFGALLSWWLSAALRRLTMYAQAVSEGRRVEVPHYRGGELEQLATAVEQMRIQLEGKAYVERYVHTLTHELKSPLAAIRGAAELLQGEMPLAQRQRFVDNIDSESARMQQLIERLLNLAQVEQRQGLEERVRVPLAALVDELLSAQAARIEGKQLRVEQQITSDLQLFGEPFLLRQALGNLLENALDFTPAQGLLRFSAERVGGRVEFRLFNQAEPIPDYALPRLSERFYSLPRPDSGRKSTGLGLNFVAEVVKLHGAEMSIGNVEGGVEVRLRLA, encoded by the coding sequence ATGCCGCTGGGGATCCGGATCTTCCTGGTCTATGTGCTGTTTATCGGCCTGACCGGTTACTTCGTGCTCAGCACGGTCATGGAGGAAATCCGCCCCGGCGTGCGCCAATCCACCGAAGAAACCCTGGTCGACACTGCCAACCTGATGGCCGAGATTCTGCGTGATGACTTCAAGGCCGGCACCCTCAATCAGAACCGCTGGCCGCAACTGCTCGAGGCCTACGGTGAGCGGCAACCGAAGGCGAGCATTTGGGGGTTGCCGAAGAATCAGGTTAACCACCGCATTTACGTCACCGACGCCAACGGCATCGTGGTACTGGACTCCAGCGGGGTGGCGGTGGGGGCGGATTACTCGCGCTGGAACGACGTCTACCTGACCCTGCGCGGTGAATACGGTGCGCGCTCCAGCCGCAGCGATCCGGATGATCCCGAGTCCTCGGTGATGCACGTCGGCGCGCCGATCCGCGACAACGACCAGATCATCGGCGTGGTTACCGTGGCCAAACCCAATAGCTCGTTGCAACCTTATGTTGATCGCACCGAACGGCGATTGCTCGCGTACGGCGCCGGGTTGATCGGCCTTGGCCTGTTGTTCGGCGCGCTGTTGTCGTGGTGGCTGAGCGCCGCGTTGCGCCGGTTGACGATGTACGCGCAGGCGGTCAGCGAAGGTCGGCGTGTCGAGGTGCCGCACTATCGTGGCGGCGAGCTGGAGCAGTTGGCGACAGCGGTGGAGCAGATGCGCATCCAGCTTGAAGGCAAGGCTTACGTGGAGCGTTATGTCCACACGCTGACCCATGAACTGAAAAGCCCGCTGGCGGCGATTCGTGGCGCGGCGGAGCTGCTGCAAGGCGAGATGCCGTTAGCGCAGCGGCAACGGTTCGTCGACAACATCGACAGCGAAAGTGCGCGGATGCAGCAGTTGATCGAGCGCTTGTTGAACCTGGCGCAGGTGGAACAACGGCAGGGGTTGGAGGAGCGGGTGAGGGTGCCGTTGGCGGCGTTGGTCGATGAGTTGTTGAGCGCGCAAGCGGCGCGGATCGAGGGCAAGCAGTTGCGAGTCGAACAGCAGATCACATCGGATCTGCAGCTGTTTGGCGAACCTTTCCTGTTGCGTCAGGCGCTGGGCAATCTGCTTGAAAATGCCCTGGATTTCACTCCGGCCCAGGGCCTGCTGCGATTCAGCGCCGAGCGGGTTGGGGGCCGGGTTGAATTCAGGCTGTTCAACCAGGCCGAGCCAATTCCCGACTATGCGCTGCCGCGCCTGAGCGAGCGTTTTTACTCGCTGCCGCGTCCGGACAGTGGACGTAAAAGCACCGGGCTAGGGCTTAACTTTGTGGCGGAGGTGGTGAAGCTGCATGGCGCAGAAATGAGTATCGGTAACGTCGAGGGCGGGGTTGAAGTCAGGTTGCGCCTGGCTTAG
- the creD gene encoding cell envelope integrity protein CreD: MNRSLTLKLGAIALLMLLLLIPLLMISGVIQDRQQLRDGVLEDIARSSSYSQLLSGPLMVVPYRKVVRTWKLNEKTNQRYQELGEERGRLYFLPERFELDGQVQTELRKRGIYEARLFHADNRISGHFSLPAQLGIKEDFNDYQFDQPFLAVGISDIRGIENALKLELDGQRLDFIPGTQVRWLGEGVHVTLPALDAGQPTELTFGFDLRLQGTGQLQVVPVGKTSKVSLAANWPHPSFIGNYLPAQREVTDLGFTASWQTSFFSTNLQEALNSCVSGSGCEAFSGRSFGVSFIDPVDQYLKSDRAIKYALLFIVLTFAGFFLFEVLKSLAVHPVQYALVGVALALFYLLLLSLAEHIGFALAYLLSASACVLLIGFYVCHVLRSVRHGLSFSAGLAALYGLLYGLLSAEDYALLMGSLLLFGLLGVFMVLTRKLDWYGVGQKTAKPLAFDIGAVE, encoded by the coding sequence ATGAACCGAAGCCTGACCCTCAAACTCGGGGCCATTGCCCTGCTGATGCTGTTGTTGCTCATCCCGTTGCTGATGATCAGCGGCGTAATCCAGGACCGCCAGCAACTGCGCGATGGCGTGCTCGAAGACATCGCCCGCAGCTCCAGTTACAGCCAACTACTGAGCGGCCCGCTGATGGTGGTGCCCTATCGCAAGGTGGTCCGCACCTGGAAACTCAACGAGAAAACCAACCAGCGCTATCAGGAACTCGGTGAGGAACGAGGTCGCCTGTATTTCCTGCCTGAGCGCTTCGAGCTCGATGGCCAGGTTCAGACTGAACTGCGTAAACGGGGCATTTATGAAGCGCGATTGTTCCACGCCGACAATCGCATCAGTGGGCATTTTTCGCTGCCAGCGCAATTGGGGATCAAGGAAGACTTCAACGATTACCAGTTCGATCAGCCGTTCCTTGCCGTCGGTATCAGCGATATTCGCGGCATCGAGAACGCCTTGAAACTGGAGCTGGACGGCCAACGTCTGGACTTCATTCCAGGCACCCAGGTTCGCTGGTTGGGTGAAGGCGTACACGTAACGCTGCCGGCCCTGGACGCCGGGCAGCCAACGGAACTGACCTTTGGTTTTGACCTGCGCCTGCAAGGCACCGGTCAGTTACAAGTCGTGCCGGTGGGCAAAACCAGCAAGGTATCGCTGGCCGCCAACTGGCCGCATCCGAGCTTCATCGGCAACTACCTGCCGGCTCAGCGCGAAGTCACCGACCTGGGGTTCACTGCCAGTTGGCAAACCTCGTTTTTCTCCACCAACTTGCAAGAAGCCCTGAACAGCTGCGTGTCGGGCAGCGGTTGCGAAGCATTCAGCGGCCGCAGCTTTGGCGTGAGCTTCATCGACCCGGTGGACCAGTACCTGAAAAGCGATCGGGCGATCAAATACGCGCTGTTGTTTATTGTCCTGACGTTCGCGGGTTTCTTCCTCTTCGAAGTGCTGAAAAGCCTGGCGGTGCACCCGGTGCAATATGCCCTGGTCGGCGTGGCCCTGGCGTTGTTTTATCTGCTGCTGTTGTCGCTTGCCGAACATATCGGCTTTGCCTTGGCGTATCTGTTATCGGCGAGCGCCTGTGTGTTGCTGATCGGCTTCTATGTATGCCACGTACTGCGTAGCGTGCGTCACGGGCTGAGTTTTTCGGCCGGGTTGGCGGCCTTGTATGGCTTGCTCTATGGGTTGTTGAGTGCAGAGGATTACGCGCTGTTGATGGGCTCGCTGTTGCTGTTCGGGTTGCTGGGCGTGTTTATGGTGCTGACGCGGAAACTGGATTGGTATGGGGTTGGGCAGAAGACTGCCAAGCCACTGGCGTTCGACATCGGGGCGGTGGAATGA
- the fdhA gene encoding formaldehyde dehydrogenase, glutathione-independent: MSGNRGVVYLGNGKVEIQKIDYPKMQDPRGRKINHAVILRVVSTNICGSDQHMVRGRTTAQTGLVLGHEITGEVIEKGSDVENLQIGDLVSVPFNVACGRCRSCKEMHTGVCLSVNPARPGGAYGYVDMGDWTGGQAEYAMVPYADFNLLKLPDRDRAMEKIRDLTCLSDILPTGYHGAVTAGVGPGSTVYIAGAGPVGLAAAASARLLGAAVVIIGDVNTVRLAHAKAQGFEIADLSLDTPLHEQIAALLGEPEVDCAVDAVGFEARGHGHDGVKHEAPATVLNSLMGVVRVAGKIGIPGLYVTEDPGAVDAAAKMGSLSIRFGLGWAKSHSFHTGQTPVMKYNRQLMQAIMWDRIHIADIVGVEVISLDDAPRGYGEFDAGVPKKFVIDPHKLFSAA, translated from the coding sequence ATGTCTGGCAATCGTGGTGTGGTGTATCTCGGCAATGGCAAAGTCGAAATACAGAAAATCGACTATCCAAAAATGCAGGACCCGCGCGGCAGGAAGATTAACCACGCTGTCATCCTGCGTGTGGTTTCCACCAACATCTGTGGTTCCGACCAGCACATGGTGCGCGGCCGTACCACCGCTCAGACCGGTCTGGTGCTGGGCCACGAAATCACCGGTGAAGTGATCGAGAAGGGCAGCGACGTCGAAAACCTGCAAATCGGCGACCTGGTTTCCGTACCGTTCAACGTCGCCTGCGGGCGCTGCCGTTCCTGCAAGGAGATGCACACCGGCGTCTGCCTCAGCGTCAACCCGGCCCGTCCCGGCGGTGCTTACGGTTATGTCGACATGGGTGACTGGACCGGTGGCCAAGCCGAATACGCCATGGTGCCGTACGCCGACTTCAACCTGCTGAAACTGCCCGATCGCGACCGTGCGATGGAAAAGATCCGTGACCTGACCTGCCTCTCCGACATCCTGCCGACCGGCTACCACGGCGCAGTCACCGCCGGCGTTGGCCCGGGCAGCACCGTGTACATCGCCGGTGCCGGCCCCGTCGGCCTGGCCGCTGCCGCTTCCGCTCGCCTGTTGGGCGCGGCCGTGGTGATCATCGGCGACGTCAACACCGTTCGCCTGGCACACGCCAAGGCCCAGGGTTTTGAAATCGCCGACCTGTCCCTGGACACCCCGCTGCACGAACAGATCGCCGCACTGCTGGGCGAGCCGGAAGTGGATTGCGCCGTCGACGCCGTAGGCTTCGAAGCACGCGGTCATGGCCATGACGGCGTGAAACACGAGGCCCCGGCCACCGTGCTCAACTCCCTGATGGGCGTCGTTCGGGTTGCTGGCAAGATCGGTATCCCTGGCCTCTACGTCACCGAAGATCCAGGTGCAGTGGATGCCGCCGCAAAAATGGGCAGTCTGAGCATTCGCTTCGGTCTGGGTTGGGCCAAATCCCACAGCTTCCACACTGGCCAGACGCCAGTGATGAAGTACAACCGCCAGCTGATGCAGGCGATCATGTGGGACCGCATTCATATTGCCGACATTGTCGGGGTTGAGGTTATTAGCCTTGATGACGCGCCACGTGGGTACGGCGAGTTCGATGCGGGTGTGCCGAAGAAGTTTGTGATTGATCCGCATAAGTTGTTTAGTGCGGCGTAA
- a CDS encoding ATP-dependent zinc protease, producing the protein MKSLLALLSLVALPILAAEPTLYGRYEYIALPEIGGEVLKAKMDTGALTASLSAKDIETFTRDGDEWVRFRLGTKDASNKVYEHKVARISKIKTRSEEGDDDDEDVAPTKRPVVDLELCLGNVKRTVEVNLTDRSSFNYPLLIGAKALREFGAAVNPARRFTADKPDC; encoded by the coding sequence GTGAAATCCCTCCTTGCATTGCTCTCCCTGGTGGCCCTGCCAATCCTGGCCGCCGAGCCGACCCTTTACGGCCGCTACGAATACATCGCCTTGCCGGAAATCGGCGGCGAAGTGCTCAAGGCCAAAATGGACACCGGCGCCCTGACCGCGTCTCTCTCGGCCAAGGACATCGAAACCTTCACCCGCGACGGCGATGAATGGGTGCGCTTCCGCCTCGGCACCAAGGACGCGAGCAACAAGGTCTACGAGCACAAGGTCGCGCGGATCAGCAAGATCAAGACCCGCTCCGAAGAAGGCGACGATGACGACGAAGACGTTGCACCCACCAAGCGGCCAGTGGTTGATCTGGAGCTGTGCCTGGGCAATGTTAAACGCACGGTTGAGGTCAACCTGACCGACCGCAGCAGCTTTAATTATCCGTTGCTGATTGGCGCCAAGGCGTTGCGTGAGTTTGGGGCGGCGGTGAATCCGGCTCGGCGGTTTACGGCGGACAAGCCGGATTGTTGA
- a CDS encoding RHS repeat-associated core domain-containing protein: MQIDREALLCRYQYDPLDRLVDYTLSAKANTRRFYLKDRLVTEIQDEIQRSIMQHEDQLLAQQQRQTGTLEVSLLATDQQRSVLSVPDASGPRPIAHTPYGHRPLASGLLSLLGFNGEQPDPVTGCYLLGNGYRAFNPVLMRFNSPDSWSPFGMGGLNAYAYCGGEPILRRDSTGHFSFFPKGYNPFKGLRNMLRSKVSSPPKATSVARSPISPTNKMALNLGSEHELVGYHGTSAEHARKMQVTGLDSRYIGTGSGTFYGDGFYATTDIHKALQYANVRSGAFNSSNTEGLLGVYVKKPSEKILNTHYKFFPESRELLIDPSIYRDVRVAPVELSSYSPQPIIEDIFNIRSGRPSTATSHYKY, translated from the coding sequence ATGCAGATCGACCGCGAAGCCCTGCTCTGCCGTTATCAGTACGACCCGCTGGATCGACTTGTTGATTACACGCTGTCAGCGAAAGCGAATACCCGGCGTTTCTACCTCAAAGATCGACTGGTCACCGAAATTCAAGACGAGATCCAGCGTTCGATCATGCAGCACGAAGATCAATTGCTGGCACAACAACAGCGCCAGACTGGCACCTTGGAAGTCAGCCTGCTCGCCACCGATCAACAGCGCTCGGTGTTGAGCGTACCCGATGCGTCTGGTCCGCGGCCGATCGCTCACACACCTTACGGTCACCGCCCATTAGCGAGCGGTTTGCTCAGCCTGCTTGGCTTCAACGGCGAACAGCCGGATCCAGTGACAGGGTGTTATTTGCTGGGGAATGGGTATCGGGCGTTTAACCCGGTGTTGATGCGATTTAACAGCCCGGACAGTTGGAGTCCGTTTGGAATGGGCGGGTTGAATGCGTATGCGTATTGTGGGGGAGAACCGATACTCAGGAGAGACTCAACCGGGCACTTTTCATTCTTTCCTAAAGGATACAACCCCTTCAAAGGCCTCAGAAATATGCTGCGCTCCAAGGTTTCATCACCGCCTAAAGCCACATCGGTTGCCAGGTCCCCCATTAGCCCTACCAACAAAATGGCCTTAAACCTCGGCAGCGAGCATGAGCTGGTTGGATACCATGGAACATCAGCGGAACATGCCAGAAAAATGCAAGTAACAGGACTGGACTCACGTTACATTGGCACAGGATCAGGAACTTTCTATGGCGACGGGTTTTATGCGACAACTGACATACACAAAGCGCTTCAGTACGCTAATGTTCGATCAGGAGCGTTTAACTCAAGTAACACCGAAGGTTTACTAGGAGTGTATGTAAAAAAACCCTCAGAAAAAATCTTAAACACACATTACAAATTCTTCCCCGAATCACGAGAACTATTAATAGACCCCTCCATATACAGAGATGTGCGAGTTGCCCCCGTCGAGCTTAGCTCTTACTCACCTCAACCAATTATCGAAGACATATTCAACATCCGATCAGGACGACCATCAACAGCAACCTCGCATTACAAATACTAA
- a CDS encoding DUF2780 domain-containing protein produces the protein MRISRGFALASLMTLAASPVFAQFSLNDAANAISGMKGDNAAATAAPTSETAGLLSALSQLNVTPQQAVGGTSAMLGLAKNQLSSTDYSQLAKSVPGIDKLSGGGELGALAGLLGSSGKAAGLDNALGAVKDTNDLNNAFSALGMDTGMIAQFAPLILQYFGQQGVGGSLLQSLGGIWGVGTGIGS, from the coding sequence ATGAGGATTTCACGCGGTTTTGCACTGGCATCGCTCATGACCCTGGCCGCCAGCCCGGTCTTTGCCCAGTTCAGCCTGAACGATGCAGCCAATGCCATTTCCGGCATGAAAGGCGATAACGCCGCCGCCACGGCCGCGCCTACTTCCGAGACGGCCGGTCTGCTGAGTGCGCTCAGCCAATTGAACGTGACGCCACAACAGGCCGTTGGCGGCACCAGTGCGATGTTGGGGTTGGCGAAGAACCAGTTGAGCTCGACCGACTATTCGCAGCTGGCGAAAAGTGTACCGGGGATCGACAAACTGTCGGGCGGTGGTGAATTGGGTGCGCTCGCCGGGTTGCTGGGTTCGTCTGGCAAGGCGGCCGGCCTGGACAACGCCCTGGGCGCCGTCAAGGACACCAACGACTTGAACAATGCGTTCAGCGCCTTGGGCATGGACACCGGCATGATCGCCCAGTTTGCCCCGCTTATCCTGCAATACTTCGGTCAGCAGGGCGTCGGCGGTTCGTTGCTGCAAAGCCTGGGCGGAATTTGGGGTGTCGGCACCGGCATCGGTAGCTGA